One Natrinema marinum genomic window carries:
- a CDS encoding guanosine monophosphate reductase: MNELRTGLSYGDVLLVPNRSPVDSRSDVALSTAFTPSIDLETPLVSAAMDTVTEAELAIELSRAGGLGVLHRFLTPEEQAAQTERVKAADERVAAAVGINEDYVARSDALVAAGVDALVVDVAHGHLETSLEAVERLSEEFPETDLVAGNVATPAGVEDLAAAGADCVKVGIGPGSHCTTRKVAGAGVPQLTAVDDCATAAEDLDVTICADGGIRTSGDAVKALMAGADTVMLGSLFAGTEEAPGAVVEVEGTRYKRSRGMATTTAAEKRDDKDADVRADEGVEALTPYKGPVADVVVEFRAGIQSGLSYCGGHTIPAAREKAEFIRVAPSAKEREGYHADQDWEGVSVDSEAVTVTESDLAEDGASDAVESDD; encoded by the coding sequence ATGAACGAACTCCGTACCGGACTGAGCTACGGTGACGTGCTCCTCGTCCCGAACCGGTCGCCGGTCGACAGCCGCAGCGACGTGGCTCTCTCGACGGCGTTCACACCGAGTATCGACCTCGAGACGCCGCTCGTCTCCGCGGCGATGGACACCGTCACGGAGGCCGAACTGGCGATCGAACTCTCCCGCGCGGGCGGGCTCGGCGTCCTCCACCGGTTTCTCACGCCCGAGGAACAGGCCGCACAGACCGAGCGGGTGAAGGCCGCCGACGAACGGGTCGCCGCCGCCGTCGGGATCAACGAGGACTACGTCGCCCGCAGCGACGCGCTGGTGGCCGCCGGCGTCGACGCGCTCGTCGTCGACGTGGCGCACGGCCACCTCGAGACCTCGCTCGAGGCCGTCGAGCGTCTGAGCGAGGAGTTCCCGGAGACGGACCTCGTCGCCGGCAACGTCGCCACGCCCGCGGGTGTCGAGGACCTCGCGGCCGCCGGAGCCGACTGCGTGAAGGTCGGCATCGGTCCGGGCTCGCACTGTACGACTCGGAAGGTTGCCGGCGCCGGCGTCCCGCAGCTGACCGCGGTCGACGACTGCGCGACGGCCGCCGAGGACCTCGACGTGACGATCTGTGCCGACGGCGGGATCCGCACCTCCGGCGACGCGGTAAAGGCGTTGATGGCGGGGGCCGACACCGTGATGCTCGGGAGCCTCTTCGCCGGCACCGAGGAGGCCCCCGGCGCGGTAGTCGAGGTAGAGGGGACGCGCTACAAGCGCTCGCGCGGGATGGCGACCACGACGGCCGCCGAAAAGCGCGACGACAAGGACGCCGACGTGCGGGCGGACGAGGGCGTCGAGGCGCTGACGCCGTACAAGGGGCCGGTCGCCGACGTCGTCGTGGAGTTCCGCGCAGGCATCCAGTCGGGACTCTCCTACTGCGGCGGCCACACGATTCCGGCCGCCCGAGAAAAGGCCGAGTTCATCCGCGTCGCCCCCAGCGCGAAAGAACGCGAGGGCTACCACGCCGATCAGGACTGGGAGGGCGTCAGCGTCGACAGCGAGGCCGTCACCGTCACCGAGTCGGACCTCGCCGAGGACGGCGCGAGCGACGCCGTCGAGAGCGACGACTAG
- a CDS encoding helix-turn-helix domain-containing protein, translated as MKTVRLTLRYDAETIHPMHRFVADSDAFDAYRMVHGNFTGDGGDDNAFIFHVVGDPTVYETALAETGRVSDYELTRTGDRSFTVYVRDVPDDVDDRLLETFTRGSLVTLPPLEYRSDWTVRFSVVGDPADLQRALEEIPEGIETSVERVGEYDGGDAAVGALTARQREALRIAREVGYFDVPRSASVDDVAAELDCAPGTAAEHLRKAESTVMDSLEL; from the coding sequence GTGAAGACCGTTCGGCTCACGCTTCGGTACGATGCCGAGACCATCCATCCGATGCACCGGTTCGTCGCCGACAGCGATGCCTTCGACGCCTACCGGATGGTCCACGGGAACTTCACCGGCGACGGCGGCGACGACAACGCCTTTATTTTCCACGTCGTCGGCGACCCCACCGTCTACGAGACCGCCCTCGCGGAGACCGGGCGGGTGAGCGACTACGAGCTCACGCGGACCGGCGACCGGTCGTTCACCGTCTACGTGCGCGACGTGCCCGACGACGTCGATGACCGGCTGCTCGAGACCTTCACGCGCGGGAGCCTCGTGACCTTGCCGCCGCTCGAGTACCGCTCCGACTGGACGGTTCGCTTTTCCGTTGTCGGCGATCCGGCCGACCTACAGCGGGCGCTCGAGGAGATCCCCGAGGGGATCGAGACGAGCGTCGAGCGCGTCGGCGAGTACGACGGCGGTGACGCCGCAGTCGGGGCGCTGACCGCCCGCCAGCGCGAGGCCCTGCGGATCGCTCGCGAAGTGGGCTACTTCGACGTGCCGCGGTCGGCGAGCGTCGACGACGTCGCCGCGGAACTCGACTGCGCGCCGGGGACGGCCGCCGAACACCTGCGGAAAGCCGAGTCGACGGTGATGGACAGTCTCGAGCTGTGA
- a CDS encoding NADH-quinone oxidoreductase subunit D: MSSRSTLESEPAAGGSNRELDLEGLLGETVLSRDDHLNAPGVVIRPDDVQAVLATLRDEAGFDHCSCVTAQEYPDRFETIYHLKSYDDPTREASVVVPTPTDEPVSESAEPVFRTAEWHEREAYDLVGLEYEDHPDLRRILLPETWQGHPLSRSYDQEGSQIVTLSEHANPLADDEHDAATDTMFLNIGPHHPSTHGVMHVKAVLDGETVIDVDPDIGYIHRCEEQLCQQGTYRHQIMPYPDRWDWMSGLCNEWAYARAAEDLADLEVPEYAQVIRTMGAELSRLASHFISLGTYALDVFGEFTATFQYAIRDRELVLELLEDLTGQRMMYNYFRLGGVAWDLPEPRAEFIAETRDFLDGLPAKIDEYHDLLVTNEIFQRRCIDTGVLEPETAKAYGCTGPVARASGIDYDLRRDDPYGYYDDLEWDVVTEPDGDNYSRVLVRMREVEESAKLVEQCLDLLAEWPEDERTVQSNVPRTLKPESDTETYRAVEGAKGELGIYIRADGSETPARFKIRSPCFSNLSVLPEIAEGEYIPDLVAAIGSLDCIMGEVDR; encoded by the coding sequence ATGTCATCACGTTCGACGCTCGAGTCCGAACCGGCCGCGGGAGGATCGAATCGGGAGCTCGACCTCGAGGGGCTGCTCGGCGAGACCGTCCTCTCGCGCGACGACCATCTGAACGCGCCGGGCGTCGTGATCCGGCCGGACGATGTACAGGCGGTGCTCGCGACGCTTCGCGACGAGGCCGGCTTCGACCACTGTTCCTGCGTCACCGCCCAGGAGTACCCAGATCGATTCGAGACGATCTATCACCTGAAGTCCTACGACGACCCGACCCGCGAGGCGAGCGTCGTCGTGCCGACGCCGACCGACGAGCCGGTCAGCGAATCCGCCGAGCCGGTCTTCCGGACCGCGGAGTGGCACGAGCGCGAGGCCTACGACCTCGTCGGCCTCGAGTACGAGGACCATCCCGACCTCCGGCGCATCCTGTTGCCCGAAACGTGGCAGGGTCACCCACTCTCGCGGTCCTACGACCAGGAGGGATCGCAGATCGTGACCCTCTCGGAGCACGCGAACCCGCTCGCGGACGACGAGCACGACGCCGCCACGGACACGATGTTTCTCAACATCGGCCCGCACCACCCGTCGACCCACGGCGTCATGCACGTGAAAGCGGTGTTGGACGGCGAGACGGTCATCGACGTCGACCCCGACATCGGCTACATCCACCGCTGCGAAGAACAGCTGTGCCAGCAGGGAACCTACCGCCACCAGATCATGCCCTACCCCGACCGCTGGGACTGGATGTCGGGGCTGTGCAACGAGTGGGCCTACGCCCGCGCTGCCGAAGACCTGGCCGACCTCGAGGTTCCGGAGTACGCGCAGGTCATCCGGACGATGGGCGCGGAACTCTCGCGGCTCGCCTCCCACTTCATCTCGCTTGGCACCTACGCGCTGGATGTCTTCGGCGAGTTCACCGCCACCTTCCAGTATGCAATCCGCGACCGCGAACTCGTCCTCGAACTGCTCGAGGATCTGACCGGCCAGCGGATGATGTACAACTACTTCCGGCTGGGCGGCGTCGCGTGGGACCTTCCCGAACCCCGCGCGGAGTTCATCGCGGAGACGCGGGACTTCTTAGACGGCCTCCCGGCCAAGATCGACGAGTACCACGACCTGCTGGTCACCAACGAGATCTTCCAGCGCCGCTGTATCGACACCGGCGTCCTCGAGCCCGAGACGGCCAAAGCGTACGGCTGCACCGGCCCGGTCGCCCGTGCCTCTGGAATCGATTACGACCTCCGGCGAGACGATCCGTACGGGTATTACGACGACCTCGAGTGGGACGTCGTCACGGAGCCCGACGGCGACAACTACAGCCGCGTGCTCGTCCGGATGCGCGAGGTCGAGGAGTCCGCGAAGCTCGTCGAACAGTGCCTCGATCTGCTCGCCGAGTGGCCCGAAGACGAACGCACGGTACAGAGCAACGTGCCGCGGACGCTCAAGCCGGAGTCCGACACTGAAACGTATCGCGCCGTCGAGGGCGCGAAGGGTGAACTCGGGATCTACATCCGCGCGGACGGCTCCGAGACGCCGGCCCGGTTCAAGATCCGGAGTCCGTGTTTCTCGAACCTCTCCGTGCTCCCCGAGATCGCGGAAGGGGAGTACATCCCGGACCTCGTCGCCGCGATCGGCAGTCTCGACTGTATCATGGGCGAGGTCGATCGCTGA
- a CDS encoding ABC transporter ATP-binding protein — protein sequence MSDAEAHPVAVDGLTKYYGDVRGVEDLTFAVERGEIFGFLGPNGAGKSTAIRVLLGLLKPTDGEASLLGRDVTNREELRELKRHLGYLPSDVTFYDRVTGAEVLDYFGRLRGDERRAELVDRFPSPLERKIKTYSSGNRQKLAIVATFMHDPELAIMDEPTSGLDPLVQNEFYELLEERRARGRTSVFSSHVLSEVRRVCDRVGIIRNGRLIELDTVANILAEGGTIVTVRLAEEPPPSALEFPGTARVERQDGRYRLVLAEEFDALIDRLHEYTVLDLEVREASIEDVFMHFYGDSDAEDGASASAGDGSRQGTAGSH from the coding sequence GTGAGCGACGCCGAAGCCCACCCCGTCGCTGTCGACGGCCTGACGAAGTACTACGGGGACGTACGGGGCGTCGAGGACCTCACGTTCGCCGTCGAGCGCGGGGAGATCTTCGGTTTCCTCGGGCCGAACGGCGCGGGGAAGTCGACGGCGATCCGCGTCCTGCTCGGACTGCTGAAACCGACCGACGGCGAAGCCAGCCTGCTGGGCCGCGATGTCACGAACCGAGAGGAACTGCGGGAGTTGAAACGCCACCTCGGCTACCTGCCCAGCGACGTCACCTTCTACGACCGCGTCACCGGCGCGGAGGTTCTCGACTACTTCGGCCGACTGCGGGGCGACGAGCGCCGTGCGGAACTCGTCGACCGGTTTCCGTCCCCCCTCGAGCGGAAGATCAAGACCTACTCGAGCGGGAACAGACAGAAACTGGCCATCGTCGCGACGTTCATGCACGATCCCGAGCTGGCGATCATGGACGAGCCGACCTCGGGGTTGGACCCGCTCGTCCAGAACGAGTTCTACGAGCTGCTCGAGGAGCGCCGAGCGCGGGGGCGGACGAGCGTCTTCTCCTCGCACGTCCTGAGCGAGGTGCGCCGCGTCTGCGACCGCGTCGGGATCATCAGGAACGGCCGGCTGATCGAACTCGACACGGTCGCGAACATCCTCGCCGAGGGCGGGACGATCGTCACCGTGCGGCTGGCCGAGGAGCCGCCGCCGTCGGCGCTCGAGTTCCCAGGAACGGCGCGCGTCGAGCGCCAGGACGGACGCTATCGGCTCGTCCTCGCGGAAGAGTTCGACGCACTGATCGACCGACTGCACGAGTACACGGTGCTCGATCTCGAGGTCCGCGAGGCGTCCATCGAGGACGTGTTCATGCACTTCTACGGCGATAGCGACGCCGAAGACGGCGCGTCCGCGTCGGCCGGAGACGGCTCCCGACAGGGAACCGCAGGTTCCCACTGA
- a CDS encoding XTP/dITP diphosphatase, whose product MAIRFVTGNEGKVREARDYLEGIEPVEQFEYDYTEVQSDSLAEIATHGAREAFEELGSDEPVLVDDAGLFIDALGGFPGPYSAYVEDTVGVERLWRLAKTEANRRAHFRTVLAYADGEKTETFEGSVAGTLVAPRGEGGFGYDPIFEYNGATMAEMSTEEKNAISHRGRALERFAAWYAERGQ is encoded by the coding sequence ATGGCCATCCGATTCGTCACCGGCAACGAGGGGAAGGTCCGCGAGGCGCGTGACTACCTCGAGGGGATCGAGCCCGTCGAACAGTTCGAGTACGACTACACGGAGGTCCAGAGCGACTCGCTCGCCGAGATCGCGACCCACGGTGCCCGCGAAGCCTTCGAGGAACTGGGGAGCGACGAGCCGGTCCTGGTCGACGACGCGGGGCTGTTCATCGACGCGCTGGGCGGGTTTCCGGGGCCGTACTCGGCGTACGTCGAGGACACCGTCGGCGTCGAGCGCCTCTGGCGGCTCGCGAAGACCGAAGCGAACCGCCGCGCGCACTTCCGGACCGTGCTCGCGTACGCGGACGGCGAGAAGACCGAGACGTTCGAAGGCTCGGTCGCCGGCACGCTCGTCGCCCCTCGCGGCGAGGGCGGGTTCGGCTACGATCCCATCTTCGAGTACAACGGGGCGACGATGGCCGAGATGAGCACCGAAGAGAAGAACGCGATCTCCCACCGGGGCCGGGCGCTCGAGCGATTCGCGGCGTGGTACGCCGAGCGCGGCCAGTGA
- a CDS encoding ABC transporter permease, which yields MLEITSFEAGRRLRGALLLSGALLALIGLTVGLFPSIQETGADLDAYLESLPPEATRAFVGNVTTLTTIEGYLVSQLYQFGWVLLLAIYYAYAAASTVAGEVERGTVGLTLSLPVTRTRLVVGKYLSLVPGVVLVNAITFLGVYLGVVFVDESIDVIDLFAVHAYSIAYLLACAGVGLLASVAFDSVRRAQTAGAGAVFGLFLLDTFTFDTDYEWLGDLAASRYFDPGAILVDGEVAWADLSVLLVAVVVLVVVSSEYFERRDLSG from the coding sequence ATGCTCGAGATCACGTCGTTCGAGGCCGGCCGTCGGCTACGGGGCGCGCTGTTGCTCTCGGGCGCGCTGCTCGCGCTGATCGGCCTCACCGTCGGCCTCTTTCCGTCGATTCAGGAGACGGGTGCCGACCTGGACGCCTACCTCGAGTCGCTGCCGCCGGAGGCGACGCGGGCGTTCGTCGGCAACGTGACCACGCTGACGACGATCGAGGGGTACCTCGTCTCGCAACTCTACCAGTTCGGCTGGGTGTTGCTGCTCGCGATCTACTACGCCTATGCGGCCGCCTCGACGGTCGCGGGGGAAGTCGAACGCGGGACGGTGGGGCTGACGCTCTCGCTGCCGGTGACGCGGACGCGACTCGTCGTCGGAAAGTACCTGTCGCTCGTTCCGGGTGTCGTCCTCGTCAACGCGATCACCTTCCTCGGGGTCTATCTCGGGGTGGTGTTCGTCGACGAGTCGATCGACGTGATCGACCTCTTCGCGGTTCACGCGTACTCGATCGCCTACCTGCTCGCCTGTGCCGGCGTCGGACTGCTGGCCTCGGTCGCGTTCGACTCCGTCCGGCGGGCCCAGACCGCCGGGGCCGGGGCGGTCTTCGGGCTGTTCCTCCTCGACACGTTCACGTTCGACACCGATTACGAGTGGCTCGGCGACCTCGCCGCTTCGCGGTACTTCGACCCCGGCGCGATCCTCGTCGACGGAGAGGTCGCGTGGGCCGACCTCTCCGTGCTCCTCGTCGCCGTCGTCGTTCTCGTCGTCGTCAGCAGCGAGTACTTCGAGCGTCGAGACCTCTCGGGCTGA
- a CDS encoding DUF7384 family protein, with product MAEDEGPNPARVVADADVLAADLLVGGDAREALDHVRRHSWVELVASDPLLAETERLVTALADADLAADHRERLEADRVAVDQPEGDHPALASAYQGGAAHLLSYDERLRSAKAGLTLQPRVSVSVRPPDAFARLFDPESLYEVVEGGTYPGPDQDPRT from the coding sequence ATGGCTGAGGACGAGGGGCCGAACCCGGCTCGCGTCGTCGCCGACGCCGACGTGCTCGCGGCGGACTTGCTCGTCGGCGGCGACGCCCGCGAGGCGCTGGACCACGTCCGGCGACACTCCTGGGTCGAACTGGTCGCCAGCGACCCGCTGCTCGCAGAGACCGAACGACTCGTGACGGCACTCGCCGACGCGGATCTGGCCGCCGATCACCGCGAGCGCCTCGAAGCCGACCGCGTGGCGGTCGACCAGCCCGAGGGCGACCACCCGGCGCTGGCGTCGGCCTATCAGGGTGGGGCGGCGCACCTGCTGTCCTACGACGAGCGGCTGCGATCGGCGAAAGCGGGACTCACGCTCCAGCCCCGCGTGTCGGTCAGCGTTCGCCCGCCGGACGCGTTCGCCCGCCTGTTCGATCCCGAAAGCCTCTACGAGGTCGTCGAGGGCGGCACGTATCCGGGACCGGATCAAGATCCCCGAACGTGA
- a CDS encoding putative sulfate/molybdate transporter: protein MAYSFRSRTDASLEFSASELAGALGDSVTVLPLLVALAATTTVSLPHVLVGFGVFQIVWGLYYGLPLSVEPMKALIGLAIVGALSYAELAAAGLLAGGVLLVVGQIGLVGRLQRVVDEPVIRGVQLAVALLLLEAAVGLSVGNPPVAAAGLAVVGLLALAGYRGASVLVVLGLGGAAAVATAGVPTPAVPDPTLFPAGTPTFSGAALEGTVAQLGMTVGNAAIATALLCGDLYGRDISADTLSRSMGVTCLAAVPLGGVPMCHGSGGLAGKYAFGARTGGANVLLGIGYLALALVATGALLAAFPTAVLGVLLVVVALELAKAAFEPIAGWRALAAVLAVGLLGLAVNVGIAFVIGAVAFRLAARRE from the coding sequence ATGGCGTACTCGTTCCGATCGCGGACCGACGCGAGTCTCGAGTTCTCCGCCAGCGAACTCGCGGGTGCGCTAGGTGATTCAGTTACGGTGCTGCCGCTGCTGGTCGCGCTGGCCGCGACGACGACGGTCTCGCTCCCGCACGTCCTCGTCGGCTTCGGCGTCTTTCAGATCGTCTGGGGGCTCTACTACGGCCTGCCCCTCTCCGTCGAGCCGATGAAGGCGCTGATCGGGCTGGCCATCGTCGGCGCGCTTTCGTACGCCGAACTCGCCGCGGCCGGGCTGCTGGCCGGCGGCGTGTTGCTGGTCGTCGGCCAGATCGGCCTCGTCGGTCGGCTCCAGCGGGTCGTCGACGAGCCGGTCATCCGCGGCGTTCAGCTCGCCGTCGCGCTGCTCTTGCTCGAGGCGGCCGTCGGGCTCTCGGTCGGGAACCCGCCCGTCGCGGCGGCCGGCCTCGCAGTCGTCGGCCTGCTGGCGCTCGCGGGCTACCGGGGGGCAAGCGTCCTCGTCGTCCTCGGACTCGGCGGGGCCGCGGCCGTCGCGACGGCCGGCGTACCGACACCGGCGGTCCCCGACCCGACGCTCTTCCCCGCCGGCACGCCGACGTTCAGCGGAGCCGCGCTCGAGGGGACCGTCGCCCAACTGGGAATGACGGTCGGGAACGCGGCCATCGCGACCGCGCTGCTCTGTGGCGACCTCTACGGGCGAGATATCTCGGCGGACACGCTCTCGCGGAGCATGGGCGTCACTTGCCTCGCGGCGGTCCCACTCGGCGGCGTACCGATGTGTCACGGCAGCGGCGGGCTCGCCGGGAAGTACGCCTTCGGCGCGCGGACCGGCGGCGCGAACGTCCTGCTCGGGATCGGCTACCTCGCGCTCGCGCTCGTCGCGACCGGCGCGCTGCTCGCCGCGTTCCCGACGGCCGTCCTCGGCGTCTTGCTCGTCGTCGTCGCGCTCGAGTTGGCGAAGGCGGCGTTCGAGCCGATCGCTGGATGGCGGGCACTGGCGGCCGTTCTCGCCGTTGGACTCCTCGGGCTGGCGGTTAACGTCGGTATCGCGTTCGTCATCGGTGCCGTGGCGTTCCGGCTGGCCGCCCGTCGGGAGTAA
- a CDS encoding COG1361 S-layer family protein produces MMRQAGGSSRPRRAVFVGCCVLFALVTVSSAAAGVVIREPPPPALQDDRSENETGVRNATAAETAGQPVPSNESPLETEAGTRAPVNGEQPTATSADAATTEPIARAAEANVTVAVADNQSIRASDAATVVLEVTNDGDRQATDVVVTLRAPAGALSLGSTPSQAVQSVYLEDIWPGNTESIDVDLAAAEVEPGRYPLYASVQYAVEEDAADEIDDLNETDGNDGEFDDEENEDDDEFDDEDDETVVTGGPAVLGIPVTASRSLDVEPVTGEIPVDGTGIYAVRITNDDEDSVTGVVAALNVSPPLSTESPTAYVGTLEAGESETVRFPLESSTDAIETTASAAVALTYDTGTGRRTAADPEPVPVSIVESDEEADVDSVAPFAVVAVVLVLAAVWWLRRR; encoded by the coding sequence ATGATGAGGCAGGCGGGCGGCTCGAGTCGGCCGCGTCGTGCCGTCTTCGTCGGCTGCTGCGTGCTCTTCGCGCTGGTGACGGTCAGCAGCGCCGCAGCGGGAGTCGTCATCCGCGAGCCGCCGCCTCCGGCGCTGCAGGACGACCGGTCCGAGAACGAGACCGGCGTCCGAAACGCAACCGCGGCCGAGACTGCGGGGCAACCCGTCCCGTCGAACGAGTCGCCGCTCGAGACCGAAGCCGGAACCCGAGCGCCGGTAAACGGCGAGCAACCGACCGCCACTAGCGCGGACGCAGCCACGACGGAGCCGATCGCGCGGGCGGCCGAGGCCAACGTCACCGTCGCCGTGGCGGACAACCAGTCCATCCGGGCGAGCGACGCCGCGACGGTCGTCCTCGAGGTGACCAACGACGGCGACCGACAGGCGACGGACGTCGTCGTGACGCTGCGCGCGCCGGCCGGTGCGCTGTCGCTCGGCTCGACCCCGTCCCAGGCGGTCCAGTCGGTCTACCTCGAGGACATCTGGCCCGGCAACACCGAGTCCATCGACGTCGACCTCGCCGCGGCTGAGGTCGAACCGGGACGGTACCCGCTGTATGCGAGCGTCCAGTACGCGGTCGAAGAGGACGCTGCCGACGAGATCGACGACCTGAACGAGACCGACGGCAACGACGGCGAGTTCGACGACGAAGAAAACGAGGACGATGACGAGTTCGACGACGAGGACGACGAAACCGTGGTGACCGGCGGTCCGGCCGTCCTCGGGATTCCGGTCACGGCCTCTCGTTCGCTCGATGTCGAGCCCGTGACCGGCGAGATTCCCGTCGACGGAACGGGGATCTACGCGGTGCGGATCACGAACGACGACGAGGACTCGGTCACGGGCGTCGTCGCCGCGCTGAACGTCAGCCCGCCGCTGTCGACCGAGTCGCCGACGGCGTACGTCGGAACGCTCGAGGCCGGCGAGTCCGAAACGGTCCGCTTCCCCCTCGAGTCGTCGACGGACGCGATCGAGACGACCGCCAGCGCCGCGGTCGCGCTCACCTACGACACCGGAACCGGCCGACGGACGGCCGCGGACCCGGAACCGGTGCCGGTCTCGATCGTCGAATCGGATGAGGAAGCCGACGTCGACTCCGTCGCTCCCTTCGCAGTCGTCGCGGTGGTCCTCGTCCTCGCAGCGGTCTGGTGGCTTCGCCGGCGCTGA
- a CDS encoding SOUL family heme-binding protein yields MRSIRRLLIGAGGLLAAWIGWGVYVSRTTERVPSETLERFDGVEIRRYPQLVLVETTAGDERTAFQRLFRYISGSNARSEDIAMTAPVATRGESISMTTPVRTDSDGGGVTMAFYLPASYSPATAPTPTDPAVQLVVEPPRTVAARRFSWYPTDDRVDRQRERLLEALSRRDIEPSDAPVLLQYNDPWTPPFLRTNEVEVALETPEDRLWGDRRRTAAE; encoded by the coding sequence ATGCGATCGATACGGCGACTGTTGATCGGTGCCGGCGGCCTGCTGGCGGCGTGGATCGGCTGGGGCGTCTACGTCAGCCGGACGACCGAACGCGTGCCGTCGGAGACGCTCGAGCGATTCGACGGCGTCGAAATACGGCGGTATCCGCAACTCGTCCTCGTCGAGACGACGGCCGGCGACGAGCGGACGGCGTTCCAGCGGCTCTTCCGGTACATCTCCGGCTCGAACGCGCGAAGCGAGGACATCGCGATGACCGCGCCGGTGGCGACCCGCGGTGAATCGATCTCGATGACGACACCGGTGCGGACGGACTCCGACGGGGGCGGCGTGACGATGGCGTTCTACCTCCCGGCATCGTACTCGCCCGCGACGGCCCCGACGCCGACCGATCCCGCAGTGCAACTCGTCGTCGAACCGCCGCGGACGGTCGCGGCGCGACGGTTCTCGTGGTACCCGACCGACGACCGCGTCGACCGGCAGCGCGAACGCCTGCTCGAGGCCCTCTCGCGGCGGGACATCGAGCCGAGCGACGCGCCGGTGTTGTTGCAGTACAACGATCCGTGGACGCCGCCGTTCCTGCGAACCAACGAGGTGGAAGTCGCCCTCGAGACGCCCGAAGACCGGCTCTGGGGCGACCGACGGCGGACCGCCGCCGAGTAG
- a CDS encoding universal stress protein, translated as MTRPILVAFDESPQATAALRHALSTYDDAEFHVLHVNDPREWSSVDGIDGIFYSEAAFEQSQEAAEALLEDAEAIAREYGAEIETATEVGTVAETVVDYAQEHDVGHIVLGSHGRRGLSRFLLGSVAERIAKRAPVSVTIIREENPKADA; from the coding sequence ATGACACGACCGATCCTCGTCGCGTTCGACGAATCGCCACAGGCAACCGCCGCGTTACGCCACGCGCTCTCGACGTACGACGACGCGGAGTTCCACGTTCTCCACGTCAACGACCCGCGAGAGTGGTCATCCGTCGACGGGATCGACGGCATCTTCTACTCGGAGGCCGCCTTCGAGCAGTCCCAGGAAGCCGCCGAGGCGCTGCTCGAGGACGCCGAAGCGATCGCCCGGGAGTACGGCGCGGAGATCGAAACGGCGACCGAGGTCGGAACGGTGGCCGAGACGGTCGTCGACTACGCCCAGGAACACGACGTCGGTCACATCGTCCTCGGGAGCCACGGCCGCCGCGGCCTCTCGCGGTTCCTGCTCGGCAGCGTCGCCGAGCGGATCGCCAAGCGAGCGCCCGTCTCGGTGACGATCATCCGCGAGGAGAACCCGAAAGCCGACGCGTAG
- a CDS encoding dihydrodipicolinate synthase family protein: protein MHGTGVPLVTPFDTSGRVDRARLEALVRWFEDGGVDFLVPCGSSGEAPLLTTDERVRVVETVADATDLPVLAGTGREGYGPTLETTERAAAVGADAALVVTPSYYGSDDAGLEAYYRDLADDSPIPIYLYSVPKFTGHALSPRTVASLAGHENVAGIKDSSGSLESLQRLVELTADESFAVLVGSGSVYAAGLAAGADGGVLAMANVVPERASEIYRHHADGGSEEARSLNASLVELNRAVTTRYGVPGVKAALSARDRPAGSLRRPLRPLEDAARRDLESTLADALEATNAVDAGSTT from the coding sequence ATGCACGGTACCGGCGTTCCCCTCGTCACGCCGTTCGATACGTCCGGGCGTGTCGACCGCGCTCGGCTCGAGGCGCTCGTCCGCTGGTTCGAGGACGGCGGCGTCGATTTCCTGGTCCCCTGTGGCTCCTCGGGTGAGGCACCGCTGTTGACGACGGACGAGCGCGTCCGGGTCGTCGAGACCGTCGCCGATGCGACTGACCTGCCGGTGCTCGCCGGCACCGGCCGCGAGGGATACGGACCCACGCTCGAGACGACCGAACGCGCCGCCGCGGTCGGCGCCGACGCGGCGCTCGTGGTGACGCCGTCCTACTACGGGTCCGACGACGCGGGTCTCGAAGCCTACTACCGCGATCTCGCCGACGACTCGCCGATCCCGATCTACCTCTACAGCGTCCCGAAGTTCACCGGTCACGCGCTCTCGCCGCGTACCGTCGCCTCGCTCGCGGGCCACGAGAACGTCGCGGGAATCAAGGACTCGAGCGGCAGCCTCGAGTCGCTGCAGCGCCTCGTCGAGCTGACCGCCGACGAGTCGTTCGCGGTGCTGGTCGGCAGCGGGAGCGTCTACGCGGCCGGGCTCGCGGCGGGTGCCGACGGCGGCGTGCTCGCGATGGCGAACGTCGTCCCCGAGCGGGCGAGCGAGATCTATCGCCATCACGCGGACGGCGGGAGTGAGGAGGCGCGATCGCTCAACGCCTCGCTCGTCGAACTCAACCGCGCGGTGACGACGCGCTACGGCGTGCCGGGCGTCAAAGCCGCCCTCTCGGCGCGGGATCGCCCGGCCGGCTCGCTCCGACGGCCGCTCCGACCGCTCGAGGACGCGGCGCGACGGGACCTCGAGTCGACCCTCGCGGATGCGCTCGAGGCGACGAACGCAGTGGACGCCGGTTCGACGACGTAA